In Nicotiana tabacum cultivar K326 chromosome 10, ASM71507v2, whole genome shotgun sequence, the DNA window attcaactaaatggcacgcctcgattgcCCCATTCTTAAAGGAAATTCGAAATTAAGCTTTTGAGGGCCATCAACTATTTCCATTATTCAAAATGGCTCAACTCAAATCTATTTTTTAGGAGACcaactaattaattaaggaaaggcTCAATGAAATTGATGCTACTTATAAACTAAAGTTTGAACTCAAATTGTTATTCAAAGGTCCAGTAAGAGAAAAGATCTGATCCATTAtttattcaaaaaagaaaaacatggGCCTGGCAGCAGACCCAATAATTTACTGAAGATCTCCACCTTGAGCAGAGAATCACGGGACTGCCCAAGGCAACAAACCCCCTTTCGTCTCACAATAACTTCGACGTTCAGGCCCAGAAGAGACCCAACCTTTACAAATATGCAAGTTGAGGGCAGAAGACCCAGAATCGAGCCTAAATGAAAACAAACTGACATACAAGTTAAAAAGATATGCCAAAAGAGCCTAATCATCAATGTCAAACAGCTTGACATGCATGAAACATTAAATGCTTTTAAAAACCATCTTACATTCATGCCCCTGTTATCAAATTTCAATCTATATTAAACAGCTGATTTCATCAAAGATAAGGCagaccatataaaattcatcaccTAGTGCAAACCTCAACATGAAAGTTCCTGATTTCAAACTTTAGGGACATCAATCTCAAAACAAATTTAGGCACATTTGCAGAACAACACTGGCTTCAACAGGCCAGATCAGACCTGAAACATATTTGATGCTACTGAAATCTCCTTGCATTAGTTCTCTACCACTTATACATGTGATTATAAACCTTCTAGCATTTAAACTAAGCAAGTGAAAAGGAAAATTTATACAACACTGTAACAGAACCTAAAAGGCAATGACAAGAAATTAAATAACTCATATGAATCTAGGAGGAACATGAAAACAAAATATAATAGATTTTTAAGCTGGTAATGCAACAGAGAATGAGCAACAATCAGTTTCTTCAACTTGAATTACACGACTTCAACATAACAGCCATAACAAACTTCATTTCTATCCCTGGTTtgaaggaaatacctggtaatGAACAAGGGAAAAACCAAAAGAAGTGAAGGATCAACAGCAAGCAGTAGCAGAAATCAGCCCAGATTCAGtcaataaaacagtgaaatcaGCTCAGGAAAAATCAATTGAATCGTAGAGGCAATCCAAAACCAACTCCAAACCAAAGCTTAAGCCACATCTCTAACCAGATGCACAATCTGGAAGTTTTTTTTCCAGAAATTCTAGATTAACAGAAGATTCAGAGAACCAAAACCAAGAAATCAAAAATAGTCCAAACAATTTTCAGCAGTTTCTCGGAATTTTCAGAAGGAAATTAATTGATTCTGAAATTTAGtatttcttcttatctttttaGTCTCTCTAGGGAGCCCAAAAAACTGTGTATTGAGTGAAAAGAAGGCTCCATTTATAAGGATAGGGGTCTGTTGTGTGCCTTCCAAGGCAAGGCAATCAGATTTTTCCAAAATACCCTCACCGGGCatcttttaaaattgatttttggACAGCTGTCCATTTCCTTCAGATATTTTTAATTTGCAGCCTGTTTTCCCTAGTAATTTTGGGCAGTTGTCCATTTAGGAAGCTTCACAATCAGTTATTAAAAGATTCTTCAAGTTAACCCAATCCCCAAAACTACCCCTAAAGTTTTCCTAGTTATACACTTACCCCCTCCTAAGTTCTGAATGCTCACAATCACAATAAACAATAAGCAAACGAGCTGACACTTTCAGCTGGATTGAAAATCAGTGAAATTCAAAACAATTGTTGAATCATATTAAACCATGAAAGATTAGTCTGAATTAAATCTAAGATCCTTCACATATAAACATGGACTAAAAAATGCTCTTGAAACAGGAATTAATGCAAATGATGACCTATACTTGGCTAATCTCAATGCTTCAGTTCCAGAATTAATTCTCGAACATAAAAATGAAACCTAGCAGACAGAAGAAAATCCCATGAATTGAAAACAAATTATGCTCAAACCCTATGAAGCTGATTGTCATTAATAGTTTAGCAGACAAGTTAACTAATGAACCTAAAAACCAGAGACGTAATGCAATTAAACAAGAAACGAAACTTCTGAAGAGATAAACgggaaaacaaacaaacaaacaaaagagAAGATCAAACGGAAAGTAATCGACATAAAGAAATTATCTAAAACCTGCCTCAGCAAGAACCCGCATGCACTCGAATAaaacttttgaagaagaaagtgaaccTTTGACAGATGTTAATCGATTGTCCTTAACAAAAGACAAACGGTTAATGACGGTTTGGGGTCACTCAACCCTGCTGGACCAGGAAAAAAACACAAGGCAAGACCTAGGGCATTTCAGACTTCTGCTCCACCACTGACGAGCTAAATTGACGGGAAGCAAGAACGTGTTTTGGGGCGGGAAATAGGTGAAGGGTCATTTGGGGTGAACTCGGGTAGATTTGTGGGTTTTAGGATTTTTTAGATCTTGGATTTAGATTTGACATTCGAGCGTTTGTGGTGGGATTCGAGGGAAAGTAGTcagagatttgggaagagggagGTGAGGGGGTTCCAGGGTGTTAAGATGAGGGTGATTGGAGGTGGTGCCGCTGGGCGGATGCGATGGAAAAAAGGGCGGCGGATTAGGGTTAGGGATTTTGGTCTCTGAGAATGGGAGATGAGAGAGACGAGTGAGAGAGGGGTAGGGGTTCGGACAGTTATATACGAGGGAGGGATTAGTTCTGGTCCGGTGGATTTCGTTGATCCAACGGTTAAGAGGAGATGTAATGAAACAGTGTCGTTTGATTTTGAGTGGGGGCAGACCGGATGAGAGATTGGTTTTGGGCTTGGGTTAAACTGGTTTAAGGGGTAATTGAATTGGGCTTTGGGAAATTTAAAAGACTTAGCCCAAAAAATCTGATTTCTtcaacttttttcttttctttctaaaaattctttttctttttccaaaattgaaaaataacacctaaattaaatcctaaaccaaattaattaactctaaataataactaccacaactaattaaataccaaactaAAAGAAAAACTCCCAACATTCGAAACTtaaattaaaatgcaaaaatgagttatttttttgtgatttttccatttttataaaacaaactaatttactaactaatctaaaaatgtaaaattaaatcttaaatgcaaatgcaatatatttttgtattttttatgaattaaacaaaataaacatgCGTAAACCAATGCAAGCAATAACaaaaaaatgccacgaaaatccatGAAATTGTAAACAATggaagaaattattttgttttgaatttgtaggagtaattcatatagggcagaaatcacgtgctcacatacaatattccaaaaatctaaacaaaaaaggaactttttcaatgggtatagttgaaattcattgaaaatatatagataagtcaatatacaaaatttgaggacgattggaggtgatttggattagttttgtatcaaaattcgtaattaaatcgaaTTCAAAAAAGTCTTcagcgacacatgtatcaaacatgtatcacgcatgtatctcacacacatgtatacatggatatacatgtgatacacaattgatacaaatatgatacatatgtgatacacaaatcattttttttcatgttcggctttacttcgaattttcaattcaaaccaccttaaaacttcaccaaatcttcccaaaactgagattcaagctccttaagttgtgcccaatctattctaataacacccactcaaaataaagaaaaaaattgatattttttgctacaaatagctaattggctaatttggctaatattagtaatattttatcaattgaccaatttttataatgaactacttataaatggacattgCTGGTAATTTCCCTTATTTGTTCTACTTGTGTCAAAACCTTACTAGCAGACTTTAGGAGTAACAAAAACTATAGGGAGTATATTGGCAAGAGGGTCTTTCAATAATAACTATACATAATAGGTGCTTTTTCCCAAATGCGAATTTAGAATTTAATGTTTATAGGTTCCCGCAACGACTTCGAGTAAATTCAATAATAATTGGGTTTACatttaaatatttatagatatttaatgaatttttaaaataCATTTACACTGTCTGGACAAAAACTATTGGGTTCACGGGAACCCGTAGATGACCGGCTAGATCCGCACATGCTCTTTCGTACATGTGAAATGATTCTTTGATAAAAATAGGATAGTTGTCAACTTTACGTATACATAATAAGTATTTCATATAATCAAATTTATTTTTCGTTGCGGAAATATTGTTGGGATTTTACTGTTTCTATTGATTTCTAGCTAATTTTCTTTTGTTGCTTTATTTccctttaaaaaaattaatttttttatgaaacgagaaaaagaaattaaaagaaatcattaATATAATATAGTGATTTTTTGGACTTAAAATGTTAATGACGGCGCCTATTATTGGGCCCAAGCGCGTCGGCCGTGCGTGGTGCCAACCGACTATGGCAAACAAAGGGAATAAAACAAAGGAGTAAAATAATTGgtcaaataaaatacaatatactCCCCTTGTTTTTTTGTATTCTACAGTgtcttcttcctttcttcctccGGTGCGAATCGGGTCGAACCGAATCCGAAGTTCCCAGCTCAACCGTCTCTCTGATTCTGCCATTGATTCTCGTCACTCGTTAGGTAATCGAAAAATCCGATTTTCTAATTCCAATTTTAGGGCTCATCCATCATACACTGCGACAAATCaatatgttttcaagggttcCACTGCATTGAATTATCTTAATGTTTGTTTTGCCCTAGTTTGTCTTGCATTTAATTTCTTGCCTTGTGTTGTTTATACTGAGTAAAGAAGTTATTTTTATTGATAGATTCGGTGGAGGAGAATTTTGAATTATGACAACAGCAGCTAGGCCTACATGGGCGCCAGCTAAAGGTGGCAATGAACAAGGTGGAACTCGAATTTTTGGTCCATCTCAGAAATATTCTTCCAGAGACATTGCATCTCACACTACTTTAAAGCCCAGGTTTTTATTCTTGTCCGATTCTCTTCTTTTGTTTATTTAATGCTTGTTTTTAAACTTTTATGGCACTTCTTTTATCTTTTATATGGGGTAAAAGAACAGAAGAATGTCGTAATCCGGCTGGTTAAATCGAAGGGAGGTGCTGATGGTGATGATTCTATAATTTCGAGGTTACTTTGACATAGTTCTCAGGtgaccccccccctcccccccccccccgaaaaaGGAGAGTCTTTTCAGTAGGCTAATACTTATTTGTTAAGACTGGTATATTTTATCTTCTTAGTTTCTAGTTGTTCTAGCAAAAAATTTGCATGACTAGAGATATTCTTGTGTTAGAAGCAACACAGAGACATAACTAGAGTGTAATTTAGAAGCAAAAGTTGCATGACTTTGATTTATCCTACACTGGTGGATGAACTTTGTTGGAGGTTGTGGCCCTGTACAAAAACTATTTTACTGTGACGATCCTAAATTGAATTGGATGAGGATCTTCTATTTCCTTTTATTGTGGTAAGGGGTATTGATGACTTCCGAAAATGCAAAAGATGGAATTTTTTGTGGCTTGCACAAGTTACCTAGCTCAGTAGTGAGCTTTTTGGTTATTGTGTGTGTAGATTTCTGATGTGAAGTGGCGTATGCTAACTCGCAACTAAGTGCAATTGGAAGGTTACATTGAATATAATTGTTGAGGGACTTGTGAATTAGGTCACAGGTTCTAGTCCTGCGTCATGCGAACTAAGCCTGGAGAAGGTAGAGGGGTGGGGTGGGCCCATTATCCCTGAGTTTCAAAGGCTGAGGGATTTCTTGGTCTCAATAATAATTGTAGCTGATAATGATAATGTGTACtcattttcagttttatatgcaatttattctttgatatatatatatatatatatatatatatatatatatatatatatatatatatttctctcCTTTAGTGTGTTATCACAGAGTAAATCAGCTTTCCACATAAAAGTAACTGGGAAGTCCTTGTGAAGTCAATATTTGCAAGAAACAGATCACGTTTATGATACAAATAAAATATGTATTCTTATTTCTACCCTGTATGGGCAAATTGATAGGTCTTTCTGCATTCGAGTTGTTGAAAATTTATGTGTCAAGGATGAATTTAGCAAAACCATAATATGACAAGGATCTTTGTACTACATGAATGCTAGAATTAGAAAAGGATGCGTAGTTTATGATATCTTATGTCCTTGTTATCTAGGTACTGCAGTTCATGGTATGAATTGGATCATTAATAGGTGCCGGAGGGCTTTGGTTCAACCTTACAAACGTAGCTCATGATGTGTGGATTAGGTGCACATCACAAGTTTGAACCCTGCCGCGAACAAAAGCTTGGTATTCAAGTGGAGAAGGGTAAAAGGTGCCCATGTACATCACGAGTTCGAATCCTGCCACAAACAAAAGTTTGGTATTTAAGTGAGTAGGGTAAAAGGGGGCCCGTTATCAGTTGAATTTTTAACCGTGCGCCAGCTGGCTCTCCAGGATTTCTCACATAAAAATTAGATCATTAATTGGTGTTGTAGTGAGTTTTATTTGTGTGACTTTGAAGTAGAAACAATTTTGATCTAAAGTTTTCTGAGGGCTGAAACAATATATTTGCGTGAGAAACAGGCTGAATTATGCGCTGTACTTTGTGTCTAAACTGTTTGATGAACTTCCAGTAGTCATACTTCATGGTATATGAAATTGAGACtgtatttttaactcaattgagtTTCTCATTAAGGCAATATTAGTTGGTTGTCTTCTGATTTGTATCACGAGTCTAAATTAAACTCGATACCGTTATTTGCATGGCAGAAACAGGGCATTTCTCTATCCCATTAATGATTGTGCCTTAGTAACTTAAATTGGTAGTCCTCTAAAATGTATCATCATTCCAAATTAAATTGTGTTTCCATTGTCATGCATGACACAGAAAGGATGGACAGGACACTCAGGATGAGTTGCAGAGGAGAAACCTCCGGGAAGAGTTAGAAGACCGTGAGCGGAGACACTTTTCTTCAAAAGATAAAGGCTATGGTATGTGAAATGTGGACACTCTCTATGTCTTGCACACAGACACACAAGCACACATACAGAAACAGATACAAACACATATATTGACGCATGCTAACTTTACCCGGTAAAAAAAACACATACTGACGCATGCTAATTCCAATCTGATTTTGTTCAACTCTTAAACTTGTACTCTATTTTGTTGTAGAGGACAGAGACCGGAGAAAGGGTGGTCAACTCCTTTTAGAAGGTGAGTGCTGTTTGTTCATTAGACTGGTCTAGGATTTCAAATTTGACACTGAGTATCCATTATTATATGACATTATGCTGCAGGGGGCAAAAGAGAGATTGAAGATCGCATTGTTCCACGCAGTGCTGACGCTGATGATGCTGACGTCAAAAGTGATGATGAGAGGTTTGTACCTCGTTCCCTATTTGTACCAACATGGGTATGCCTGATAATTTTCCATTGATATATTAGGGATAATATTTTGCAAAGGCAGTGGTGGGTATGCAGTTTTTGTTGTACGATCAAAAAGTTGTTATAGAATGCATGTAGCCATGTATCAGTTGAATACTACCAGTCCGCCCTTGATGTGGTTCCCCCCTTACTGTAGCTTTGCTTAACAATTGTATTATTTTGTTACTTCAAAAACTTAAAAGTTGTTTACACTGATTAGTGaggatgatgatgacgatgatgatacAGAGGCTCTCCTGGCAGAGCTTGAACAGATAAAGAAGGAAAAAGCTGAGGAGAAACTTCGGAAAGTAAGTATAACTAAATGCTCAATAGTTTCTTTATCAATTAATATGTTGGTTcttcaattttatttatttatttattttttgtttcttgaACTATATTTCTCTGTAGTTTAATATTAAATTGGTGGTATTCATTCTCTGTGGGAATAGCTTCAGGAACTGTGTAAAATTTCCATTCAGAGATTTAAATAACATTGCTATAAACTCTAAGTTCTGTCTTTTTGGCAGGAACGGCTAGAGCAAGAGGAGGAGCTTAAAGCAAAGGAAGCAGAACTGTTGAAGGGAAACCCTCTATTAAACCAGCCAACATCTTTCAGTGTGAAGAGAAGGTTGACCCCTTAAGATATGTCTTATTTAAGACTTTTTAGCTTTACTTTAGTGTAAAATTTACCACATTTGGCTTTAATTTATTCTCTTTAGGTGGGATGATGATGTGGTCTTCAAGAATCAGGCTCGCGGGGAACTGAAGGCGGCCAAGCGCTTTATAAATGACACCATTCGGAATGACTTTCATAGGAAGTTCCTGCAGAAATACATGAAATGATAGTAGGATTTAATGTGAAAAAAGGCAAGCAACAAACTTTAGCGCCTAGTGGATAGTTTTGTTGAGTTGTTTCTCAAATGTCCTCTACATCATTCTGTTGAAACACTCAACTATCCCTGTGTAATACTGCCATTTTTAAACTAGCTATTCACAATGAGAAAttgaatacatttctgttctcgATTCTGTCCTTTtctcttataattttttttttttgaattgattAGGGggaaacaaaatatataatatatatctgCAGTTAATTTAACATGTATCATGGTTTGAATATGCATCTGATTCAGAAGTCATGCAACTTACGCTACTTCTATCACTTGGAAAAAACCAACCTATCTCCGAGCTGTATTTCACATTTTCAAATCGAGGTTTATTTGAATCTAATTGTAGGTCATAACATTTTACAGTGAATTGATTAAAGGTGATCTTTAGCACATGTCACGAGCTAGACATAAAGGCATTCGAAACACTGAAAAAGTTTCTCTTCACACGATCAAAGTTTTACAA includes these proteins:
- the LOC107783476 gene encoding uncharacterized protein LOC107783476 isoform X1, which translates into the protein MTTAARPTWAPAKGGNEQGGTRIFGPSQKYSSRDIASHTTLKPRKDGQDTQDELQRRNLREELEDRERRHFSSKDKGYEDRDRRKGGQLLLEGGKREIEDRIVPRSADADDADVKSDDESEDDDDDDDTEALLAELEQIKKEKAEEKLRKERLEQEEELKAKEAELLKGNPLLNQPTSFSVKRRWDDDVVFKNQARGELKAAKRFINDTIRNDFHRKFLQKYMK
- the LOC107783476 gene encoding uncharacterized protein LOC107783476 isoform X2, whose translation is MYITSSNPATNKSLVFKKDGQDTQDELQRRNLREELEDRERRHFSSKDKGYEDRDRRKGGQLLLEGGKREIEDRIVPRSADADDADVKSDDESEDDDDDDDTEALLAELEQIKKEKAEEKLRKERLEQEEELKAKEAELLKGNPLLNQPTSFSVKRRWDDDVVFKNQARGELKAAKRFINDTIRNDFHRKFLQKYMK